One Pseudorasbora parva isolate DD20220531a chromosome 8, ASM2467924v1, whole genome shotgun sequence DNA window includes the following coding sequences:
- the LOC137084093 gene encoding uncharacterized protein encodes MVSQGLQIMGMATAMLGWLGVIVVCALPQWRVSAFIGANIVTSQTIWEGMWMNCVVQSTGQMQCKIYDSMLALSSDLQAGRAMIIISILTGLFGIIMSMAGGKCTNCIEDPGSKAKACIVAGILFIVSGLLCLIPVSWSANTIIQNFYNPMMMEAQQRELGAALYTMGRIAKEVSGQTLCFIGFVGICVCCGIPMWRVTTYIGANIVTGQIVWDGLWMNCVMQSTGQMQCKIQDSIMRLTQDLQAARALIIISIVIGAIGMILTFVGGQCSSCLKKESSMAKVLILGGILCIIAGVACLIPVCWSSAVTISDFQNILTIETQKREIGASIYIGWGASALLLFGGIILCTSCPPREDMYPNYPGMYLQGPMYGPPGAYMPANTYAPSVPYAGSYLPNKPYPAPAYSPVPGQYL; translated from the exons ATGGTCTCCCAAGGACTCCAGATTATGGGCATGGCCACAGCCATGCTGGGTTGGCTGGGGGTCATTGTCGTGTGTGCTTTGCCCCAGTGGAGGGTGTCTGCATTTATTGGAGCCAACATCGTCACATCACAGACCATCTGGGAGGGCATGTGGATGAACTGTGTGGTGCAAAGCACTGGGCAAATGCAGTGTAAAATCTACGACTCCATGCTGGCTCTCAGTTCTGACCTTCAAGCGGGCCGGGCCATGATCATCATCTCAATTTTGACTGGACTTTTTGGAATCATAATGTCTATGGCTGGTGGAAAGTGCACCAACTGTATTGAGGACCCCGGATCGAAAGCAAAGGCGTGCATCGTCGCAGGGATCCTCTTCATTGTCTCTGGACTTCTTTGTCTGATCCCAGTGTCGTGGTCAGCAAACACGATCATACAGAACTTCTATAATCCAATGATGATGGAGGCCCAGCAGAGAGAGTTGGGGGCAGCTTTGTAT ACCATGGGAAGGATTGCTAAAGAGGTTTCTGGCCAGACCCTCTGCTTTATTGGATTTGTTGGGATATGTGTTTGTTGTGGCATTCCCATGTGGCGTGTCACTACCTACATTGGTGCCAACATTGTCACGGGCCAGATTGTCTGGGACGGCTTGTGGATGAACTGTGTAATGCAGAGCACAGGACAGATGCAATGTAAAATCCAAGACTCAATAATGCGACTGACCCAGGACTTGCAAGCGGCACGTGCGCTGATCATCATCTCAATAGTGATCGGTGCCATAGGAATGATCTTGACGTTTGTGGGTGGCCAGTGCAGTAGCTGTCTGAAGAAAGAGTCCTCCATGGCCAAAGTGCTGATACTGGGTGGCATCCTCTGCATTATAGCTGGAGTCGCCTGTCTTATTCCGGTCTGTTGGTCCTCGGCTGTCACCATCTCAGATTTTCAGAACATTCTCACAATTGAGACACAAAAGAGGGAGATTGGGGCATCCATATACATTGGCTGGGGCGCCTCAGCGCTTCTTCTGTTTGGAGGAATCATTCTGTGTACTTCCTGTCCACCGAGAGAAGATATGTATCCAAATTATCCAGGCATGTACCTCCAAGGACCTATGTATGGGCCCCCTGGGGCTTACATGCCTGCCAACACATATGCACCTAGTGTACCATATGCTGGAAGTTACCTTCCTAACAAACCTTATCCAGCCCCTGCTTACTCACCTGTTCCGGGACAATATCTTTAG